A genome region from endosymbiont of Acanthamoeba sp. UWC8 includes the following:
- a CDS encoding ankyrin repeat domain-containing protein, which yields MKHELHEAIRNGDEKKVMELINTSKNVYDLVNSRDSEGRTPLHIFAMYRSYISAELIVAKYLIENEANINAVDNEGFTPLHLGVASYGHKVKIGSQKLAEAGSQYPELRLLQAYSPFLGWLVDSGCDTMIKCNFHKTALGILQDIIPQDINVDERLLSQSYRHWEEKGRYFDFQGYMRQQQGHTERAQNTPEQVYNSHNTNGQSLHAQRLKDRDSQAEKKGCCIMM from the coding sequence ATGAAACATGAATTACATGAAGCCATAAGAAACGGTGATGAAAAAAAGGTGATGGAATTAATAAATACTTCCAAAAATGTTTACGACCTTGTGAATTCGCGAGATTCAGAAGGAAGGACGCCTCTTCATATTTTTGCAATGTATCGTTCATATATTAGTGCTGAATTAATAGTAGCAAAGTACTTAATAGAAAATGAAGCTAATATAAATGCTGTGGATAATGAAGGTTTTACTCCATTGCATCTTGGAGTAGCAAGCTATGGTCATAAAGTTAAAATTGGAAGTCAGAAATTAGCAGAAGCTGGGAGCCAGTACCCTGAATTAAGGCTTCTCCAGGCATATTCGCCATTCCTAGGATGGCTTGTAGACAGCGGATGCGATACCATGATTAAATGTAATTTTCATAAAACAGCTTTAGGAATATTACAAGATATAATACCACAAGATATAAATGTTGATGAAAGATTGCTCTCGCAATCATATAGGCACTGGGAAGAAAAGGGACGTTATTTTGACTTTCAAGGTTATATGAGGCAACAACAAGGGCATACTGAGCGGGCTCAAAATACACCAGAACAAGTTTATAACAGTCATAACACAAATGGCCAAAGTTTACATGCTCAACGCCTAAAAGATCGTGACTCACAAGCTGAAAAAAAAGGTTGCTGTATAATGATGTAA
- a CDS encoding sodium:solute symporter family transporter codes for MLKLSYIDLFIVITFLVICLIIGLYKSVKIKTLKDFAVGYKNISVTVLVCTIFASSVGASSTIGITSKIYEFGAVFIVLQLLIPVYWLITAKIVTRNIDQFKDCISMGEIMYKLYGMPGRWMLALAATARSLGSLTAQALAMGYVFYYFLGIETGYGILIGYGIITIYAALGGIRAVIHTETFKFNIFFFIIPISYIVIFTRTGGLENLISHLPESYLHLKLSNENIKFLSSFIIYLLLPGVYPDFIQRCLMARNAEQLKRALNMTALISLPFSAAICLIAYKMRADFPNINPNDALLHFVGILPPILKGTMVAGLLAIIMSVAEATINASSIILVNDVLKVLYPKISNTLQLIALRGITIILSFASLCIINLSHDILQLEWLVGNFWEPIISIPAIAGFLGLKTNSKSFIASVIMAMAFIIIGRFIVGEFTVIIMSFGIIGSAIGLFGMHYYQIFTGQVKLQQSLQKPKNTISHNIALSLASNLYKSFRSSINLLTYNPGQHNLKIRQFCIYTLTYYFTYSLHLTSNPDHEVFAYLIAIGYFFCMVLLFRESLFSKNFINKYLHYYWYFLLAFCLPFVSSYMLFVSKGDDFWVINGILSAFSLYLFVDARRFILLYSIGLIFGFILFKLTGHSIESFEEITTASSIAYIYLFFTTITLLFFRKKEKEQDERVETMHMFGGAMAHEVKSPLATMDMYAGHLGSLLEEATNNKQKQGDFYLLKIKETELEMILDAGKTLKKISSHGITTVDTLLASMKSSVISDDKKELFMNEFIDLAISEYELLKQKQDGIKIIIIDNFQFYGSMYFMKQMLFNLLNNSYKYGGRNVKINIRAENNKLYFRDDGKGIAEEDIPYIFDKFYTKSKSGTGIGLAFCKMVMQDLGGYIECKSRLGKYTEFILTFPKAKKIRKLTKKQ; via the coding sequence ATGCTAAAATTAAGTTATATTGATTTATTCATTGTTATTACTTTTTTAGTAATATGTCTGATTATTGGCCTATATAAATCTGTTAAGATTAAGACTCTAAAGGATTTTGCTGTAGGTTATAAAAATATATCTGTTACAGTTCTGGTGTGCACTATATTTGCTTCTTCGGTAGGTGCCAGCAGTACTATTGGAATCACCAGTAAAATTTACGAATTTGGTGCAGTATTTATAGTGTTGCAGCTCCTCATACCCGTGTATTGGTTAATTACTGCAAAAATAGTCACTCGTAATATTGATCAGTTTAAGGATTGTATATCCATGGGTGAGATAATGTATAAGCTTTATGGTATGCCTGGGAGATGGATGCTAGCCTTAGCAGCTACTGCAAGAAGCTTAGGATCCTTAACAGCTCAAGCATTAGCCATGGGATATGTGTTTTACTACTTTTTAGGCATAGAAACAGGGTATGGTATATTAATTGGGTACGGTATAATTACTATTTATGCAGCACTAGGAGGTATCCGAGCAGTTATACATACAGAAACATTTAAATTTAATATTTTCTTTTTTATAATTCCTATTTCTTATATAGTCATTTTTACTCGTACAGGCGGGTTAGAGAATTTAATATCGCATCTTCCTGAATCTTACCTTCATTTAAAGCTTTCGAATGAAAACATAAAGTTCTTATCTAGTTTTATTATATACCTTTTATTACCAGGAGTTTATCCCGATTTTATACAAAGATGCTTAATGGCTAGAAATGCCGAACAGTTGAAACGTGCTTTGAATATGACTGCTTTAATATCACTTCCTTTTTCCGCAGCAATTTGCCTTATTGCTTATAAGATGAGAGCTGATTTTCCTAATATCAACCCTAATGATGCATTGTTGCACTTTGTTGGTATACTACCACCAATATTAAAAGGTACAATGGTAGCAGGACTGCTAGCTATTATTATGTCTGTAGCAGAAGCTACAATTAATGCAAGCAGTATTATCCTAGTCAATGATGTGCTTAAAGTTCTATACCCCAAGATTAGCAATACTTTACAGCTTATTGCTTTAAGGGGTATTACTATAATTCTATCCTTTGCTTCTTTGTGTATAATTAATTTAAGTCATGATATATTGCAGTTAGAGTGGTTGGTGGGTAACTTTTGGGAGCCTATAATTTCGATTCCTGCCATTGCAGGGTTTTTAGGTCTCAAGACTAATAGTAAATCTTTTATTGCAAGCGTAATAATGGCTATGGCTTTTATCATAATTGGGAGATTTATAGTCGGGGAGTTTACAGTCATCATTATGAGCTTTGGTATCATAGGAAGTGCAATAGGTTTATTTGGTATGCATTATTACCAGATATTTACCGGACAAGTTAAATTACAGCAAAGCCTACAAAAACCTAAGAATACAATAAGCCACAATATAGCTTTAAGTTTAGCAAGTAATTTATATAAGTCATTTAGATCTTCTATAAACTTACTTACATATAATCCTGGTCAACATAATTTAAAAATTAGGCAATTTTGTATTTATACACTAACTTACTATTTTACTTATAGCTTGCATTTAACATCTAACCCTGACCATGAAGTATTTGCATACCTCATAGCTATTGGTTATTTCTTCTGTATGGTTTTATTATTTAGGGAATCATTGTTTAGTAAAAATTTTATAAATAAATACCTACATTATTATTGGTATTTCTTACTTGCTTTCTGTTTGCCGTTTGTATCAAGTTATATGTTGTTTGTTAGCAAAGGAGATGATTTTTGGGTAATCAACGGCATACTATCTGCTTTTTCACTGTACTTGTTTGTAGATGCCAGAAGATTTATTCTTTTATATTCAATTGGGCTTATTTTTGGTTTTATTTTATTTAAATTAACTGGGCATAGCATTGAATCATTTGAGGAAATTACTACAGCAAGTAGCATAGCGTATATTTATTTATTCTTTACAACTATAACATTATTATTTTTTAGAAAGAAAGAAAAAGAACAAGATGAAAGGGTAGAAACCATGCATATGTTCGGTGGCGCAATGGCACATGAGGTAAAAAGTCCATTGGCTACTATGGATATGTATGCAGGACACTTAGGCTCATTACTGGAAGAAGCAACCAATAATAAACAGAAACAAGGAGACTTTTATCTTTTAAAAATTAAAGAAACTGAATTAGAAATGATTTTAGATGCCGGGAAGACATTGAAAAAAATAAGTTCCCATGGAATTACCACCGTTGATACTTTACTAGCTTCAATGAAGAGTTCCGTAATTTCTGATGATAAAAAAGAATTGTTTATGAATGAGTTTATAGATCTGGCAATATCTGAATATGAGCTCTTAAAGCAAAAACAAGACGGTATAAAGATTATAATCATAGATAACTTCCAATTTTATGGGTCTATGTATTTCATGAAGCAAATGTTATTCAACCTTCTTAACAATTCATATAAGTATGGTGGCAGAAACGTAAAAATAAATATAAGAGCAGAAAATAATAAGCTTTACTTTAGGGATGACGGTAAAGGTATTGCAGAAGAAGATATACCATATATATTTGATAAGTTTTATACCAAGAGTAAAAGCGGGACGGGTATCGGGCTTGCTTTCTGCAAAATGGTAATGCAGGACTTAGGAGGATATATTGAGTGCAAGTCAAGGTTAGGCAAATATACCGAATTTATCTTAACTTTCCCCAAAGCCAAGAAGATAAGGAAGCTAACTAAAAAGCAGTAA
- a CDS encoding glycoside hydrolase TIM-barrel-like domain-containing protein gives MNLNNKIKSLVMIPGSGEFVYSASIVYDYKGDPINAVNGINESNIILTVKQLKQNFPELKNISLVVGWFANTTEAKNIKIIPKVESKSPVKGEDWKVDKYTRNTAEPVLQVNGIPNWGGTPSDKSVIEACELLYNNGYNVMLYPMLYIDLPGKPWRGSIKANSSSEIKHFFNQYNKFIFHYASLEYQGKRITDYIDKFIIGSEFKELLKYQDDKDNFKAVDKMINLASKVKTLVGDKVELTYAANWDEYHHTEGGWYHLDKLWVSPDISFIGINAYFPLTDNLPQKEITYKIIRKGWEYGEYFDYFKDTKGTKHPLAPKWAIKNIEYWWKNYHINPDGKYTDWKPKMKRIVFTEVGFPSIDGCTNQPNFFTDINQSSYKAPIRSEEKVNYKAQNLAIEATIDYWKDKSSEPVNKGLVNPEDIYIYAIDARHKFYKYPSYYSDAINYNYGHWVKASNTDVQSNVYYPFFIIGIIVLIILLIDRFKNKT, from the coding sequence ATGAATTTAAACAATAAAATTAAGTCATTAGTAATGATTCCCGGCTCAGGAGAATTTGTTTACTCAGCTAGTATAGTATATGACTATAAAGGCGATCCTATAAATGCTGTAAATGGAATTAACGAATCAAATATTATTTTAACAGTTAAGCAACTCAAACAAAATTTTCCGGAGCTTAAAAATATATCATTAGTTGTTGGCTGGTTTGCAAATACGACTGAAGCCAAAAATATAAAAATAATACCGAAAGTTGAAAGTAAATCTCCGGTTAAAGGAGAGGACTGGAAGGTAGATAAATATACAAGAAACACGGCTGAGCCAGTTCTTCAAGTAAACGGTATACCAAACTGGGGTGGTACTCCAAGTGATAAATCAGTAATTGAAGCTTGTGAATTGCTTTATAACAATGGGTACAATGTTATGCTTTATCCAATGCTTTACATTGATTTACCAGGCAAACCTTGGAGAGGAAGCATTAAGGCTAACTCTTCATCTGAAATTAAACATTTTTTTAATCAGTATAATAAATTCATCTTTCATTATGCTTCTTTAGAATACCAAGGTAAAAGAATTACAGATTATATAGATAAGTTTATTATCGGCTCAGAATTTAAAGAGTTATTAAAATACCAAGATGATAAAGATAACTTTAAAGCAGTTGATAAGATGATAAACTTAGCTTCAAAAGTTAAAACTTTAGTAGGCGATAAAGTTGAACTTACTTATGCCGCTAATTGGGATGAGTACCATCATACTGAAGGAGGTTGGTACCATTTAGATAAGTTATGGGTCTCTCCTGATATTTCGTTTATAGGCATTAATGCTTATTTCCCCTTAACAGATAATCTACCCCAAAAAGAAATTACATATAAGATAATTAGAAAAGGTTGGGAATATGGAGAGTATTTTGACTATTTTAAAGATACAAAAGGAACTAAGCATCCGTTAGCACCGAAATGGGCTATAAAAAATATAGAGTATTGGTGGAAAAATTACCATATAAACCCGGATGGCAAGTATACTGATTGGAAACCAAAAATGAAAAGGATAGTTTTTACAGAAGTAGGCTTTCCCTCTATTGACGGCTGCACAAACCAACCAAACTTTTTTACCGATATTAATCAAAGTAGCTATAAAGCACCGATAAGGTCAGAAGAAAAAGTTAATTATAAAGCACAAAACCTAGCTATTGAAGCTACTATAGATTATTGGAAGGATAAATCATCTGAGCCGGTAAACAAGGGGTTAGTTAATCCTGAAGATATTTATATATATGCTATTGATGCCAGACATAAGTTTTACAAATATCCTAGCTATTATTCCGATGCAATTAATTACAATTATGGTCATTGGGTAAAAGCAAGCAATACCGATGTGCAATCAAATGTTTACTATCCATTTTTTATAATAGGCATAATAGTTTTAATTATTTTATTAATTGATAGGTTTAAAAACAAGACTTAA
- a CDS encoding lysozyme, translating into MRSITQEGLNLIKHFEGFSETLYICPAGYPTIGYGHMVKNYEKFPEVITKEAAEKLLKQDLKIAEHAVLRLIAVPLSDMQFNALVSFTFNLGAGALQRSTLRLKVNREEHDEVPNQLQRWIWAGNRKLNGLIKRRKAESLMYSGY; encoded by the coding sequence ATGAGATCTATTACTCAAGAAGGGTTGAATCTAATCAAACATTTTGAAGGGTTTTCGGAAACCTTATATATTTGCCCGGCAGGATATCCGACTATCGGGTATGGCCATATGGTAAAAAACTATGAAAAGTTTCCAGAGGTTATTACCAAAGAAGCAGCAGAAAAGTTATTAAAACAGGATCTTAAAATTGCCGAGCATGCGGTTCTGCGCTTAATTGCAGTGCCCCTGTCTGACATGCAGTTTAATGCGCTGGTATCCTTTACCTTTAACTTAGGTGCAGGAGCACTTCAAAGATCCACTCTTCGTTTAAAGGTAAACCGAGAAGAGCATGATGAGGTTCCGAACCAATTACAGCGGTGGATTTGGGCAGGAAACAGAAAACTAAACGGCTTAATAAAACGCAGAAAAGCTGAAAGTTTGATGTATAGCGGTTATTAA
- a CDS encoding 3TM-type holin, with translation MMTLLGTLLGFLGSIFPEIIKLYKDATDKKHEVTLLKMQMDFQTQGHRERLEEINIQADVAESQAIYRTYTTKITWVDALNGTVRPIIAYSFFTLYVLIKFMSFLALPEVGVPFIVVYQTLWTEDDAVIFAGIISFYFGQRALAKARVGR, from the coding sequence ATGATGACATTACTTGGAACTTTACTTGGGTTCTTAGGTTCAATTTTTCCTGAAATAATTAAGTTATACAAAGATGCGACAGATAAAAAGCATGAAGTTACATTGCTTAAGATGCAGATGGATTTCCAAACTCAGGGACATAGAGAGCGGCTAGAGGAAATTAACATACAGGCGGATGTTGCGGAAAGCCAAGCGATTTACAGGACATATACCACTAAGATTACTTGGGTGGATGCATTAAACGGAACGGTTCGTCCCATCATTGCTTATTCGTTTTTTACCCTTTATGTGTTAATAAAATTTATGTCTTTTTTAGCATTGCCTGAGGTTGGCGTTCCTTTTATAGTAGTTTATCAAACACTATGGACTGAAGATGATGCCGTGATATTTGCCGGTATAATCAGCTTTTATTTCGGGCAGCGTGCATTAGCCAAGGCAAGAGTCGGCAGATGA
- a CDS encoding DUF2793 domain-containing protein, giving the protein MNNTTPRLGLPYILQSQSQKEVTHNEALNILDVLTQSVVEDINLNNPPDNPSIGKCWIIGESPVGAWQGKEKHIAQAGQGGSWFFTAPFKMLKVWVEASEQFYTYNGLNWVPEGVKKASEFLSIEQKDEKINLLGTSVDTNIKIPKRALVIAVNTWVHAEVKGVSSFNVGVPDEKNRYGDKIGISLNTTNIGVSYHPIAYYNDTPVRVAANDGKFSGGSVQITIQYFKPRGAWNWE; this is encoded by the coding sequence ATGAATAATACTACACCCAGGCTTGGCCTTCCTTATATTTTACAATCTCAATCCCAAAAGGAAGTTACTCATAATGAAGCACTGAATATCTTAGATGTTTTAACTCAATCAGTGGTTGAAGATATAAATCTGAACAACCCTCCCGATAATCCGAGTATAGGTAAATGTTGGATTATCGGGGAATCACCCGTAGGAGCTTGGCAAGGCAAGGAAAAACATATAGCACAGGCAGGTCAAGGAGGAAGTTGGTTTTTTACCGCACCTTTTAAGATGCTGAAAGTATGGGTGGAGGCGAGTGAACAGTTTTATACTTATAACGGCTTAAATTGGGTGCCTGAAGGAGTAAAGAAGGCTAGTGAATTTTTAAGCATAGAGCAAAAAGATGAGAAAATTAATTTATTAGGCACTTCAGTTGATACAAATATAAAAATACCTAAGCGTGCTTTAGTGATTGCCGTAAATACATGGGTTCATGCGGAAGTTAAAGGGGTAAGCTCATTTAATGTCGGTGTACCTGATGAGAAGAACAGGTACGGGGATAAAATCGGCATATCTCTAAATACTACTAATATCGGAGTAAGTTATCACCCGATTGCTTATTATAATGATACTCCTGTAAGGGTTGCCGCAAATGACGGTAAATTTAGCGGAGGAAGCGTGCAGATTACAATACAGTATTTTAAACCTAGAGGAGCATGGAATTGGGAGTAA
- a CDS encoding glycoside hydrolase TIM-barrel-like domain-containing protein produces the protein MASIVLATAAGSGATALGAGAFLSGVAGLAGAYLGGMVDRSLFGGGKNHNIHQEGSRMAELMVQVSVYGKVIPIVYGSGRIAGNIIWSLPIKEHVSTTTHTSGGGKGGGGGRVTTTTNSYSYSVSLAIAICEGVIDKITRAWADSMQLNLTEGSYTLYLGTEDQMPDSFMASFHPANQMPGYRGIAYVVIKDFPLARFGNRIPNFTFEVQRTVKLPGDLEDKIKEITLIPGAGEYVYDTVIQEKTTGAVDESGNFFQAGKSEKINRNNVSSKADVLVALDDLKTTLKNVEWVSVVINWFTDSKDPGLGVIKPGVEHEGRNTKITPDEWRVGNFSRSNAYKLLYFPHGTPTYGGTPTDKSIFRLCRELKSRGYKVLLYPMLQIDTITPECKPWRGRIIPNSVSDVLKFFERKNGYNGFILHYVNMKEDKEALKNYIDAFMIGSELVGLTQYMSESGVFPAVDCLKSLAGLVKKEVGEKVKLIYGADWSEYHSVNGWYNLDPLWSDENIDIIGIDCYFPLTPDLPQNQIDYKKVYDGWTQGEGWDYYYIDSVKRTGKTDYGNATYAWKNIKHWWSGKHINPDGSNTEWQPKMKPLWFTEIGFSSVDGCSNQPNVFYDSSSSESNFPRGSKGRIDFLAQRNALNASIDYLDSLSLEEPGLVAKKFVWTWDARPFPFWPDLHRVWADYNNWKTGHWVQGKLGLSNLGRIIAELLGKVGLDPTIYDTGRLNNIVEGYIITSRQTLRSILEQLAIAYPFDSVESEGILKFVKRGGIPCAAVDYSELAIKENDSEILTLTRTQELDLPRQVDIIYLNKTRGYQSAVQSSQRQTVKAVDSLNINLPLILSDQQAKNIADVLLYNAWVQRLHYQFTLPPKYITIEPTDIITLNKEGVIHSIRITSTKLTQSGMQEVTAVAEDITAYDFYIPAGVIPSNTELTAKVSPSRLELLDLPAFPTDNASEAVLRYCTVGMGSTWAGSAIYCSNDGGENYELIRRITTQATMGAVMNTIPSTQHYTWDNATCIDIMLIYGELQSVTEIAILNGANACVIGDEIIQFKNAILIGDFQYRLSGLLRGRLGTEGAMESHKIGERFILLNSTVAKELMPQSSFNMSKEYKPVTIEASLSDTEAQNFTYSAKALKPYSPVHIRGVRDESGNIIISWKRRTRIGGDWLDGVDIPLAEEVEAYEVDIMGEGKIKRTISGISKTQVIYPIDRQIADFGLVQDKITVKVYQLSASIGRGYAANATI, from the coding sequence ATGGCAAGTATAGTTTTAGCAACAGCTGCAGGCTCAGGAGCAACAGCATTGGGAGCAGGGGCTTTTCTATCGGGAGTTGCAGGGCTTGCGGGTGCTTATCTGGGCGGGATGGTCGATCGTTCTCTATTCGGTGGAGGTAAAAACCACAATATCCATCAGGAAGGCTCACGCATGGCTGAGCTGATGGTACAGGTTTCCGTATACGGTAAAGTAATACCCATTGTTTACGGCAGTGGAAGGATTGCAGGTAATATTATCTGGTCGCTTCCCATAAAAGAGCATGTAAGTACTACAACTCATACCTCAGGCGGAGGTAAAGGCGGCGGGGGCGGCAGAGTAACAACTACTACTAATAGCTACTCTTATAGTGTTAGTCTAGCAATTGCTATTTGCGAAGGAGTGATTGATAAGATCACTCGTGCATGGGCGGATAGTATGCAGCTTAATTTAACCGAAGGCAGCTATACGCTTTATTTAGGTACCGAAGATCAAATGCCCGATAGCTTTATGGCATCATTTCATCCTGCAAATCAAATGCCCGGCTATAGAGGCATTGCTTATGTAGTAATTAAAGATTTTCCGCTCGCAAGGTTCGGTAACCGTATCCCTAATTTTACCTTTGAAGTACAGCGCACGGTTAAGCTGCCGGGAGATTTAGAGGACAAAATAAAAGAGATTACTTTAATCCCGGGAGCAGGAGAATATGTATATGACACCGTTATACAGGAAAAAACTACGGGAGCCGTTGATGAGTCAGGCAATTTCTTTCAGGCGGGAAAATCGGAAAAGATAAATAGGAACAATGTATCTTCTAAAGCTGACGTACTGGTTGCACTTGATGATCTTAAAACTACCCTTAAGAATGTAGAATGGGTATCGGTAGTGATTAACTGGTTCACGGATTCCAAAGATCCTGGGTTAGGTGTGATAAAGCCCGGGGTTGAGCATGAAGGCAGAAATACTAAAATTACTCCTGATGAATGGAGGGTCGGTAATTTTAGCAGAAGCAATGCTTATAAACTTTTATACTTTCCGCACGGCACGCCGACCTACGGAGGTACACCTACTGATAAAAGCATATTTAGGCTTTGTAGGGAACTAAAAAGCCGAGGCTATAAAGTGCTGCTTTATCCTATGCTGCAAATTGATACTATTACACCTGAATGTAAACCGTGGCGGGGTAGAATTATTCCTAACTCCGTTTCTGACGTACTTAAATTTTTTGAGCGGAAAAACGGTTATAATGGCTTTATACTCCATTATGTAAATATGAAAGAAGATAAGGAAGCTCTTAAAAATTACATAGATGCTTTCATGATAGGTTCCGAGCTGGTAGGACTTACGCAATATATGAGTGAGAGCGGAGTATTTCCTGCCGTAGATTGTTTGAAAAGTCTTGCAGGCTTAGTTAAAAAAGAAGTTGGAGAGAAGGTTAAGTTAATTTACGGAGCTGACTGGAGTGAATATCATTCCGTAAACGGTTGGTATAATCTTGATCCGCTTTGGTCGGATGAGAATATTGATATTATCGGTATTGATTGTTATTTTCCGCTCACTCCTGATTTACCGCAAAACCAAATTGATTATAAAAAAGTTTATGACGGTTGGACACAAGGAGAGGGCTGGGATTATTATTATATTGATTCGGTAAAACGTACCGGTAAAACCGATTATGGAAATGCTACTTATGCCTGGAAGAATATAAAGCATTGGTGGAGCGGTAAACACATTAACCCTGACGGCAGTAATACCGAGTGGCAACCTAAAATGAAACCGTTGTGGTTTACCGAGATAGGATTTTCTTCAGTTGACGGTTGTTCTAATCAGCCTAATGTGTTTTATGATTCATCTTCAAGTGAAAGTAATTTTCCGAGAGGCTCAAAAGGAAGGATAGATTTTTTAGCTCAAAGGAATGCCTTAAATGCCTCAATTGATTATTTGGATAGTTTGAGTTTAGAAGAACCGGGTTTAGTAGCAAAGAAATTTGTTTGGACTTGGGATGCAAGGCCATTTCCTTTTTGGCCGGATCTACATAGAGTTTGGGCGGATTATAATAATTGGAAGACAGGTCATTGGGTGCAGGGGAAACTCGGGCTTTCCAACCTCGGTCGGATTATTGCCGAGCTACTCGGTAAAGTCGGGTTAGATCCTACTATATATGATACCGGTCGCTTAAATAACATAGTTGAAGGGTATATAATTACTTCCCGGCAAACATTAAGAAGCATTCTTGAACAGTTAGCTATTGCTTATCCGTTTGATAGTGTAGAATCAGAAGGAATATTAAAGTTTGTAAAGCGCGGCGGTATTCCTTGTGCTGCCGTTGATTACAGTGAATTAGCAATCAAAGAAAACGATAGTGAAATTCTTACCCTGACGCGTACTCAAGAGCTTGATTTACCAAGACAGGTAGATATTATTTACCTTAATAAAACAAGAGGGTATCAATCGGCAGTTCAATCTTCGCAGAGACAAACCGTAAAGGCTGTCGATTCTTTAAATATTAATCTGCCCCTTATACTTTCAGATCAACAGGCAAAGAATATAGCGGATGTTTTATTATATAATGCATGGGTACAACGACTTCATTATCAATTTACCCTGCCTCCTAAATATATAACAATTGAACCGACCGATATCATTACCTTAAATAAAGAAGGAGTAATTCATTCTATTCGAATTACCTCGACTAAATTAACGCAAAGCGGAATGCAGGAAGTGACCGCAGTTGCCGAAGATATTACCGCTTATGACTTTTATATCCCAGCCGGTGTTATACCGTCTAACACCGAGCTTACAGCTAAAGTCTCTCCGAGCAGGTTAGAGCTGCTTGATTTACCTGCTTTCCCGACGGATAATGCAAGTGAAGCAGTTTTACGTTATTGCACGGTAGGTATGGGAAGCACTTGGGCAGGATCAGCAATATACTGCTCAAATGACGGAGGAGAAAATTACGAGCTTATACGCCGTATTACTACTCAAGCAACTATGGGAGCAGTAATGAATACTATACCGAGTACTCAGCACTATACTTGGGATAATGCAACTTGTATTGACATCATGCTTATTTACGGGGAGTTGCAGTCGGTTACTGAAATAGCAATACTTAACGGTGCTAATGCCTGTGTGATAGGAGATGAAATAATCCAGTTTAAGAATGCTATACTTATCGGCGACTTTCAATATCGCTTAAGCGGATTATTACGCGGAAGGTTAGGTACGGAAGGGGCAATGGAAAGCCATAAAATCGGGGAAAGGTTTATTCTACTTAACAGTACGGTTGCCAAAGAGTTAATGCCTCAATCGTCATTTAATATGTCAAAAGAATATAAGCCGGTAACTATAGAAGCATCGCTTAGTGATACCGAAGCACAAAATTTTACTTATTCGGCAAAAGCATTAAAGCCTTATTCACCGGTTCATATCAGAGGAGTACGTGATGAGAGCGGTAATATCATCATAAGCTGGAAACGGAGAACTCGTATAGGAGGAGACTGGCTTGATGGAGTTGATATACCGCTTGCTGAAGAGGTTGAGGCTTATGAGGTCGATATCATGGGTGAAGGAAAAATTAAGCGTACTATTTCAGGTATATCTAAGACTCAAGTAATTTACCCTATAGACCGGCAGATAGCAGACTTCGGCTTGGTACAAGATAAGATTACAGTTAAAGTTTATCAGCTTTCTGCAAGCATAGGCAGAGGCTATGCGGCAAATGCAACAATTTAA